The genomic stretch GATCTGGTCGGTCGCGGGTGAGGTGACCTTTCCGGATGACCAGAGTGACTTGGCTTCGAATCCCTCGGACTCGCTCGCGACCTGGATTTCATAAGCGGCCTGCCGGATATCTCGCGCGGCGGGATCGGTCGGAGCGACTTTCCATGAGAATCTCGGGGTGGGAGTGCAGACCGCCAGCGGGTATTGATGATATTCGCAGCGAAGCTCAAGCGGGGACAACTCGGCAGCCACTGGAAGGGCAAGGGCGATCAACACATAAAAATACTTCATCGGCTTGTGGGTTCCAGAATCGGACTTCGTTACGGAGTGAAAAATTACCCGGGAACGTGCAGGATTTCTTGCGCGGAGGTCATCCCGTTTTTACGTGAGGTCGACATTGCCCGATTTCGGCAAGGCTCCCGGCCTCCCGTGAATTCGGGATCAAGGATGGTTCGTAGATCTGACCTCCGACAATCATCATGAACGGAATGAGGCGCTTCCTCCCTTCCATTGTGACCTTCTGCCTGTCACTCACCTGCGGCCCCGTCATCGCTGGGGAAGCCCCTCGCGAATGGTCGTTTTTTCCCTTCGACAACGGAGTCGGACGCGGCGTCTGGCCCCCCGCGGTGCAGGCTGAAACCGTAAGATCGCTTGGTTACGAAGGCATTCATTACAACTATCTCGATCCCTCCGACTTCGCCGCCAAATTGACGGCATGCAACAGCGCCAAGGTGCCCATCCGCGCGGTTTACCTCTACACCTTCGTCGATAAACCCGCTGAGCCCTATGACCCCCGTTTCAAGGAGGTGATCCGCATGCTCAAGGGTTCGGAAACCATCATCTGGCTAACCCTGCGCGATGGAAAGCGTGGCAAGCAGGATGCGGACGCCGCGAAAATCGTCCGGGAGATTGCGGCTCTCGCTGCGGAAGCGGACCTCAAGGTTTCGCTCTACCCGCATGCCGGCTTCTACGTCGCCAGCGCGGAGGACGCCGTGCGCATCGCGGATCTCGTCGATCTTCCCAACGTCGGCGTGAGCGTGAATCTCTGCCACGAACTCTTCGCAGGAAACAGCGGTCGGCTTGGCGAAGTGCTCAAGGCCGCCGCCCCCCGTCTGAATCTCGTGTCCATCAACGGCGCCTCGCCCATCCCCGGCAAAGGTCCGACCGCATGGGAGACCTTGCCGCTGGGATCCGGTTCCTTCGACACCGCCAATTTCCTCCGACAGCTCCGCGACATCGGCTACCGGGGGCCGGTCGGCCATCAGTTCTACGCCGTGGCGGGTGACGACAGGGAAAAGCTCTCGAAGGGCATTACGGCGTGGAAGAGGATCAAAGCGGAGTTGCTGGGATCCGGTGCGGCTGTCGAACCCTGAGGAAGACATCCATGGACTGGGTGCAGCCGCTCCCGTCGGACGTTGCTTCGCCTCCCCCAGCAAGTCGGACCATCCGACAGCCGCGACGTGCCGCGTGCGGTCCACGGTCTGGGTCAGCGATCCGGAGTCGCGTTCGCAGTTGCTTTTTCCCTTTCCGCTACGAGGCGCATTGCGGTGTCGCGAGACGGACCTTCTGGAAACTCGGCCAGGCGGTTACGCACGGCGGCGGGCGGATCGAATTGCAATATCTGCGAAACGAGGCCTTCGGTGGCGTGGCCCTGCAGGCGGGGGTCGGCGATCTGCTTGATGGCGTGGATCATTTCACCGGTGTTTCGCAGGGTCAGTGCTCTCTGGAAGATGGCCGCCGCGAGTTCGGGAGTTTCGGGATATTTTTCCGCACAGTCGCGCAGGGCCTCCAGCGGCGCACTCCGCCCCCATGCGGAGTAAATGGAGGCAACGGCCTCGCCGCGCTGCTCGCCGGTGGGCAGCGTGTTCGCCCAATCGAGGGCTTTCTGCGGGCCCTCCCCGTGGGTGAGAGCCTCGGCCACCTCATTGACCGGAAGTTGGCCTTCGCCCGGCAGCTTGAAGGTCGCCAGCGTGGCGGCAGCGGCGGACGGGTCATTGTTCACCCAGGCACGGAAAAACGCTTGGGCATAGCGCACTTGGTCGGCGGGATCCATCGATTCAATGAAGGCCAGCCCGGCGGAGGGGTTCTTGAAATCCGACATCGCCGCAATGTGGCCAAGCGCGATCGACCGATTTTTCTCGGGGAGATGGGAGATGAGGGCTAAGGCGGCCTGCGGATCTATTTTCCCGTAAGCCCCGACCACCTCGTAACATGCCAGTTCGCCGTTGTCCTCGGCAAGAAAACCCACGGCCCATTTTGCGCCGCGCTCTGGATCGTGGGCGATCTGGGTGGCGGCCAGGGGATATATCAGGTCGGCGGGAATTCGGAGCGGATTGTCGGCGGCCTCCGCGATGAGCGGGATCAGTTCGGCGTCCGGCGAATTGGGAAGCCTCTTGAGCAGATCCCGCAAGGTGTTGGGCGAGCGCTGCCCCCATCGCTTGATCAGGATCCTGGCCAGTGCGAGGCGTCTCTTGGGGTCGGTGACGGCGCCAATTTCCCTGAGCAGGTCGGGAAATTCTGAAGGCAGTGCTTCGGAGACGCGGGCGGCCAGGGCGTCGTCCGGGCGGGAGGGGCGAGGGGAGGCGGGCGCGGATGCCTCGGAGGAAATGGACACGCCGAACGTGGCCGGGGTGGATTTGGAAGCGGCAACTGTTTTCCTCGCCCCGTCTGGAGCTGCCGGCGCGTAGTAAAAGTAAATGGCGCCACCCAGCGCAAGGGTGCCGAGGGCCGGAAGGATCCAGGAATTGGCGGAAAAGTAAGGCATGGCTGTGATGCGTTGGGATTTTAGAGATGAAGGCAGGGACGGCCTCTCCGAGCCGTCCCTGCCATTGATGGCGATTACTCCGAGCCGAATGCGCCGGCGCGGGTGAGCGACATGCCGTTCGGGAAGTTTGAGGAGGTATTGCCCTTGTTGATGAAGCGCACGTAACGGGCGCCCTGGCCGCTACTGAAGAGGAAGTCTTCGTTCCACTTCGTGACGCCGTTGGTCTGCGCGCCCGTGAGTACCGTGGTCCAACTCGTGCCGTTCGTGGAAAGCTGCACGTCGAAGCTCTGCTGGCGGGTGTTGCCGTTGTAAACGGCGACCGTCACGCCAGTCAGCGTCCTCGTTGTGCCCAGATCGATCTGCATGTAATTGTTGATGCTTTCCACCGAGCAGCGCGTGGAGAAAAGTCCGTCTTCGTCTACGAGGTTCGAGGCCGGATAGCCGGACTGGGCGTTGGGCGCGGTGGCGGTGATGCCCGCGAAGAAGGGCCGGGTGAGGCGCCAGCCCAGGCAGCGGGCCTCGTGCAGGGCGAGGAAGTTGTTCGCCGAGTTGCCGCCGTTGACGATGCGCACGTAGCGGGCGGTGACCTCGGCGAAGTAGAAATCCTCGAGGCCAGCGCTCTCGCCGGAGCTCACGACATTGGTCAACCGGTTCGTCCAGGTCGTGCCGTTCGTCGAAGTCTGCACCGTGAAGGTGTAGTTCCGCTGGTCGCCGAGGTAGAAGGCGAGGCCGACGCCGCTGACGGAGCGGTTGTGCCCGAAGTCGAACTGGTAGTAGTGGCCGAGCTGGTCGATGGAGCCATAGTTCCCCGTGACCACGCCGTCCACGAGATACTGGGGATTGCGGTTCGAGTAGGTCGAGTTCGTGGAAGCCGTGTCCACAACGAAGCCTTCTTCGAACTCCGCAAGGCGCAGTGCCGTGTAGTTGCCGGAGGAGGCGCGTTTTTCATCGCCGATCGGGGTGAAGGGATTCGCGTCGCGGTTGCTGTCGTATTGGTGCGGAGTCCAGTCGGTCACGCGGGCGCCGCGGGCGATGAGGTCCGCCACGTAGGCGCGCGTGTCGTCGTAGAACCAGCCGGTGTCGCGGGCGTAAACGAGGCAGATGGTGCGCAGGTTGTTCCCGTAGGTCCAAGCGAGGAGATCGGCGGTCCACTGGCGATAAGGGGCTCCACGGTCGAAGTAATACTGCGGCGGGGCGTCTGTCGCGACGCCGCCTGCGGCGAGGATGTTCGCCCTCAGCAAGTTGAACGCGGAGCTTGAGAACGGATTGCTGGTGAGATAACTGTCCGAGTAACCGTTGGCCGAGGCGATGACGGCGATGGCCGAGCAACGGGCCGCGTAGGAGTTCCGCGCCGCGGTGGTCTGCGCGGTGGGCTGCGACTCGAGATTGTTCACGCAGACGGTGTCGAGCGTGCTGTAAAAATTATCGACGTAGGTGTTGTAGAAGCCGTAGGCGCTGGCGCCGTTGCCGGTGCCCGCCGTGGTCTCGATGATCGGAGGCGCGGGGAAAAGGCTCACGATGGTGTTGCGCTGGGCGTCGGACGTCGCGCCCGCGCCACTCCAGCCGTTCGGGTGGATAAACAACTTGCCGCCCTTGGCTCGGAAGTTCGTCGTGTTGCCCGAGACGGTGTCGTCATCATAGCCGACCTCAAGGACGGATTGGGTGCCGCCGGAACTGACTTCGACGGCGTGGGCCTGTAGGAGGGCGGTGAGTGCGAGGGCGCCCGCAGCGAGGCTGCGGAACAGCGGACTATGGGTTTTTTTTGTTTTCATAGGATTTTGCTAGATGACCGGAGCTTGGTGGAGTCTCCCTCCCGCCGGTCACGGGAGGAGAAAGTGATGAAAAGGCGAAGTCCGTTGCGGAAATCGGAGTTGTGGCTGGTCCTCCGGATGCGGCTGAACCGGCGGATAACATTATCTTGGGTTTTTGAAGGCGATGACTGTGAACCGGGTTAAGTGATCACGAGGATTCAGCACCACGATGAGATGCTACACAACGGGGAGGCCGGAAATCATCCCGTGTTCGCGGGGTTTCTCGCAGGACAGCAAGCACCGGGGAAACGGGTACCACTGCCAAGGAATAGCCTCACATGGTAGTGTCCTAATTTGGAAATTAGGACACTACCCCTCACATCGTGAGGAATCGGCTCGCGGCAGCTCAGCGGGGCAGCTCGACAAGCCGGCCTGAGCGCAACACCACCGGTCCGGCGAGGCCGGACGTTTCCAAGGGCGCGGTGGCGGCCGGGGCGCGGATGGTCCAGGTCTTGCGCCGGTCCGGCGGCAGGGAGGCATCGTAGGCGAGACGGTTGAACCAAGTGTTGGTGACCTTGATGGAAATCACATTCGCGCCGCCGGTGAGGTGGGTCGTGATGTCAGCCCGGAACGGTGGTCCCCACAGGGTGGCGGCCAGTTTTCCATTGACCACGACTTCGGCGATCACCGACACGTGCCCAAGGTCCAACAGGTAACGTGTGTCGGCGGCGGGGGCGTCAAGATTCACTTCGCAGGTATAGGTCGCGGAACCGGAAAAGGCGCGTGCCGCCGGATCCTCAAGGTCTGACCAAGGTTTGAGCTGCGGCAGGTCGATCCGCTCGGGAGCATCCCAGCCAGGCGGGAATGACAATTTCCACGGGCCCGTTAGAGGAACCGCAGGCAGGGGCTCGACCGTTACCTTGGCGACGAACTGATCGCCACGCCGGAGTTGGTAGTCGCCGGCCTGCCAGGCGAGCAATCGCTGGCCGCCATCGAGAATTTCCGCAGTCAGGGGCGGGCTTTCCACGAGCGGTTGCACGGGCTCACCGGACTTCAATCCCTGGGTCGCCTGGGGCGGGTGCTTGTCCACGCGTTGCGGATCCGTCAGATCGACGAGGGTTTTCCCGTCCCGATCCATCCGCACGAAGCCGGGATTGCTCTTCTCCTTGCGGAAAATCACGAACACCGAGCCCGCCGCCGGAAGGCTGATGTGGACTGTGGTTCCATTCCCCGCGATCTGATGGAAATCCGCAGGCCTGCCGGTGCCCAGGAGGGGATTCCACAACTCCGGCACGCCTTGGCTGGCGAAGCGGAGATTGGCGTTCAGCGGGAACCTGCGATCGGCCGCGACGAAATAAATTTCCGCGTTGTCCGTCCGCCGATGACACCAGGTGGCGGCACCCGCGCCGGTCACGTCGGGCTGGACGCCGGCCTTCTCCAGCAGGGAAGCGAGGGGATCGCCCCAGAGGAGGCGGCCCTTGCCGAGTTTCCGATCACCGGTCGCGGCTATCGTTTCTCCCCAGAGTTTCCGGACGATTTGTTTGAATTTCAGTTCGTCCGCCGCGCCGCCGCTGAGCGAGGGGTTTTCAAACGCGGGGAGGCCGATCACGATGGCGCCCTGTTGGACGAGGCCGTGCAGGCGGGCGAGCGATGGCAAGGTGAGCCGGGTTCCGCCGGGCAGCCAGAGGGCTTTCCATGTGACGCCTTCGGGAGATTTCAAAACACCATCGGCGACGCTGATGCGGTGGATGAGGACGTCGGGATTCAGATAGTCGAACTTGATGCCCTCGGGGAAAACCTGCTCCTGGCGCGGCTTGTGATCCAAGTCATCGCCAAGATACCAGAGCACGTCCGCCACCGGCCGCCCTTGTTGAAGCATGAACTGGCAGCGGGAGAGGTAGCGCGTCCATTCCGGCATGTGCGGCCACCAAGTCTGGCCGCGAATGAACGGCGTGCCGATCTGCGCCCCAAAGGAGGTACCGGGCACGACATCGAGCCGCGGGTTGTGGGTGTAGGTGTGGAAGACCAGGTGATTGAGGCCCTGCGCGAAATGCCGGTCCGCCAGGTGTTTCAACATGAAGGGGTGCTCGTTCCACTTGATGTCGATGTTGGTGAACGCCTCCGCAGCGACCTGCTTTTTCCCGTAAATATGGGCGGCGGAAACGGCTGGCAGAATCGGCTTTGACTCCAGGCCGCCCCAGTGCGGGTCGTTGGGATGCCAGAGTTCGCACATCGGGATGTCCGCCTTGCCATAGTATTGCAGGATGTCGCCGGTCGGCACGTCGCCCGGACCGGATTCGAAGGAAAGCTTCAGCCCGCGTTCCCGGCCGAGCGTGGCAAGGCGTCCGTAGTAGTTGGAAACGAGCAGGTCGTTGAGGGTGGCGCGCCAGTCGCGGAGGAAGCGCCGGCTGGTGAGGTGGTCGCCGATCACCCAGCCGGCCAGGGCGGGCAGCCACGGTCGGAGTGCGTATCCCCGCAGTCCGGCGAACTCGCGCTCCATTTCCGGGGTCCACGTCTGGGTGTGGCATTCCCAGCTATCAATCACCATGCCATTCAAGCGTCCCGCATCCGCAGGGCCGCCCGCCGCGGAAATACGGCCGATGTAGCCGGCGAAATGGACGTCTGCCCCTTTTTTCGAAAGCTTGTCGCACTCGAATCCGGTGGCCTCCTTCGGCGCGGGGGCGTTCCTCGCACCAGTGTTGACGTGGCCGAAGCGCACGACCGTCCATTTTCCCGCCAGTGCCGTCCACTCCAGCTTACCGCCGGAGTCCATGTGCTTGGAAAGATCGACCACACGGGCGGGGGCGATCCAAGAGGCCTCGTCCTGCGGCGGCGGCGGGCTTCGGTTCAGACTCCGCAGCACGTAGCCCGCCTGGCCGTGCCAGTCATCGACGCGGGCGGCGGACGAAAGGCGGAAGCTGGAGAGTTCCAGCGCCGTCTTGTTTTCAAAAGTGAAGCGGAAGGTGCTGGCGGTGGCGTCCGGCAGGGCGAGGACGAGCGGTTGATCATCCTGCCAGTTGCTGCGAGGAATCTCTCGGCGCGCGATTGGCACAAGTCCGTTTGGCCCGACCGCCTCAACGCGGATCGCGGCTCCGGGGTCGAAGTTCCGGCGCCTCGCAAGCTTCTCCACGGACGGCAGCTCCAAGGACCGCAAAGTCACCGGTGTGGCGAACGAAACCTCGACCCAAGCATGATTTGCCGCGGGCGCCAACTGAATGGAAACTCCCTTTGCTCCGTGCAACAAATCCGCCCAAGGCAGCTTTTCGTTACTTCCACGCACTGCGGAGGGAACTAGATTCGTCCCGTCGTCGCCCGCCGGAGTGGGAAACGCGAGCACCGCAATATCGCGGTAGTCGCGCCAGTCCTCGGCGCTCGGCTGGGGCTTCGGCAAGTGGATAGAAACCTGGTTTCCGCCGACCACATCCGTTCGGCTGAATATCAGGTCGCGCATGGAGTTTTCAGGCTTGATCCACGGGCCGCCGGACATCGCCCATCCCGGACAATTCTGCATGGTGAAGCTCAGGCCAAGGCGGCGGCAATCATCCGCGGTGTGCGAGATCATGCCGTCCCATGAAGGACTGAGGCAGGCGATCTGCGGCGTGACGCCGGGCCACGGTCCGCCGAACTGGCCGTGGAAGAGCTGGATGCCGCTCAATCCCGCGTCGGCGACCGCCTCCAGGTCGGCGGTTAGTCCGGGTCTGGCCACGTTGCCGCCGATCAAGTGAAACCATGTCTCCGGCCGCGATTCGCGCGGCGGCGTGGCAAACCCGGAGGACAGCGGATCGGCCGCCAGCAGGAGGTTTACGCCAGCGAAGATCGATGAAACGACGAGAGTGGTTTTCAAGAGCATGGGAGGGGGAATTTACAGCGCGTAGGGGCGGATGGCTTTGAGGCCCGCTGGAGTCGCGGGCACGAGGCGGATCGCTTGACAGTAGCGACATCCTGCCGGACCGCGATCCGCGCGGCGGTCTTGCCGTCCGGCGAGGTGTGGTCCTCCGCACAAACAGGCGGGATGATGCTGGGCAGGATTGCCGCGCAAGCGAGCGTGACGGAACGGTCGACCGTGGATTCAAACAGACGTGGGCGCATTGTGGCAGTGAGACAATCTTCCCGGGTGATGGGAGAACAGTATCATCGTGCCAGGAATCGCGGCGAACGGAACATCCCGTAAATGCGTGATCAGGCGGATATGGACTGGGCGTTTACAAACATAGTATGCTTGCACCTGTATAGTCGGCTCGGATCGAACTTTGAATCGAGTCGCCCACACGGAAAAAACCCACATATCATGAAATCCGGAATTCGCATCATCATCGCCAGCCTGATAGCCTCGTGTTCGTCACTGACCGGGGCGGAGGCAATCGAAGGATTCCTGGGCTTGAAGTTCGGGGCAGATCGCGAGACCGCGAAGACCACGATGGTGGAACGGGGATTCAAGCTCAAGGATCACAAGTCGGAACACAAACTTGAGTTCGAGAAAGGTAGCTATGCGGGGCAGCCTTTGCGATCACTCGTGATGGAGTTCACGAACAACCGGTTCAATCGCGCCACAGCGGTGTTCGAAGTCAGTTCCGGCAAACGCGAGGAATGTGTGCGGCTGGGATTGAAAGCAAACGATAGCGTGCGGGACCAGCTGACCAGCCAGTATGGAAATCCCACCTCGGTGAAGAGTGTATCAAGGTCAAAGCTTCGCGACGGCAAGGACGCGGGGAGTTCGATGTTCAGTGCCGCTTGGCGGAGCAAGGGTGCCGTGAATGGGGGCGAGCGCTCCATCACGCTTAGCACCGTCACCATCGGACTCTATTCCTGGGTGTTCAACGTGGTTTATGATGACGGCGCGCCAAAGGCGGAACCGCAGGGAGGTCTCTGAGTGGTGGGGCCTATGCTCTCCCGATGAATTCCGGACAGTAGGAAATGAGTGTGCGCAAAACATACCTTTTCGCGTGCATCCTTGCGTTCGCGTTTACGTCTTCGGTCGTCGCCCAGACCTTGATCACGGGACAGAAGGCCGATTATGAACTGGCTCCGGGGCCGGTCGTCGGCAGCACGACAGCCGTTACCGCCCGCGCGGGGGCGACCAATGCGGCGAGTAGTCCGGGGTTTCGCAATTGTGTCTATATCTTCGCGCTGCCCCCGGTGCCTGCCGGTCAGGTGGTGACGTCCGCGACGCTCGCCCTCACCTACGTGTCGAAATCCGGCGCTTCCACTTTTAACACCGACCTGTGGGGGATCGGTTTTCAAGCGGGCACGACGCCGGTCCTCAATGCGCTCGCGGCAAACACCGCTTCCGAAGGCGTGAAATTGCAGGACAACATCATCGAGCCGACCACCGCGACAGGCCGAGTCACCTCGACGAATTTCATCTCCTACCTACAAGACTTCTACGCCGCGAACCCCGCCTACGCGGGCGGCACCAACGTCTTTCTCCGTCTGAACCCCGACGTTGGCTCGACCTCCATCATCGGCTACAACCTCGCCACCGCCGACGGCGCTGCGGCCGACGCGCCCGTGCTGCGCATGCAGTTCGGCGCACCGCTCGCCGACGTCCATCCGCGCCTCATGGCGGGTCCGCCGGACCGTCCGCGCATCATCGAAAACATCCGGACCGTGCCGTGGTTCGCGACGGCCTACCAAGCGATTTACAACGGTGTCGCCGCCGACGTGAACCGCCACCGGACCGACCCGAATTACATCCTTTCCCGGATGCAGATGAACTGGGTGAACCGCTACACCGTGGATACGGTGAATTCTTCCAACCGCTGGCAAAGCGGCAGCCACGGCGCGGCCGGAGTTCCGCCCGTTCCCACGCCTCGTTTCGCCGGCGCGCGCGACTGGGCCACCGACTATTCACTCGACAGCGGGAGTTCGGCGCTCCCCTACAACGACGATCCGGCCGGCACAGGCAAGATCTGGATGAAGAACAAGACGACCGGCGTCTATGCTTGGACGGATCCCGGGTTGACCGGCCAAGCCATCGAGAAGGCAAACGCGGACCTCATGGCCAAGGCGCGGGACGCGGCCTTTGTCTATTGGCTGACCGGTGATGAAGCCTTCGCGAAGTTCGCCACGGACATCTTCTGGCAGTTTTGGTACGGCTACTCGTTCAAGCAGACGATCCCGACCGGCGCCGCATCCATCTGCGGCACCGTCACCTTCGAGGTCATCCACGATGAAATGAATCGCGCCTCCGCGATCACCTACGATTTCCTGCATCCCTACCTTGTGGCACAAGGCAAGGACACGGTCTTGATCGAGGCACAGTTCAGACGCGTGGCCAACCGACAGATAGACGGAGGAAACCCCACCGGAAACTGGAACATCATCCAGGCCATTTACATCACCCATCTCGGCCTCGTGCTTCAGCCAAACTCCGCCTACCCCGATGGCAAGGGCCGCGAGTACTACGCCGACGTCGTCCTGAACGCGGCCCTGCCGAAACAAACCGGACTGACGCAAGTCATTCAAACCGGCTACGATCAGACCACCGCGCTCTGGCCGGAAGCGTGGGGCTACGGCATCGATGTGACGTCCAACCTGACCGACATCCTCAGCCTTCTGGACCGCAGTGGCTTCGGCACCGGCCTGCTCGCGTCTGGCATTTTTCCGCGCGCCGTCATGGTCCAGAACCAGATGCTCTATCCGCACGGCTGGGCCGCCAACTGCGGCGACACCGGTTCCCGGACCGTGGAGACGGAGCCAATGGAGCTTCTCGCCGCCGCCGCCCAACGTCGCGGCGACACCGCCACACTCGCCCAAATGGTCGGCGCCCTCCGCACCGCGGAGGGTCTCAGCAGCCCTTACAATCGCACCAACAACCGCGGGCTGGTGCCGCTGTGTTTTTACTCCGGGGAGTTGCCCGAAATCCCACCCACGCCGCCCGTGCAAAGCCGGCATTTCCATGCCGCACCGCTCAACCAATGGATCATGCGCACGCCGACAGCCGACTACCGCTATTCGCTCGGCAGCAGCCTGGCGGGCACGGCGGGCGGGCATGCGCAGAACCAGGGGCTCGCCCTCGAACTCTACGGCGCGGGCATGACGATCGGGCCGGACCCGTCGCGCGGCAGCAGCTACTGGCAGCCGGATTACCACGATTACATCAAAAAGCCGCCGTCCCATAACACCGTCATCGTCGGCGGCCTGTCCACCGCCGGCGGTGCCTTCACCACCCGCGCGGTGGAACCCGCGACCACTGCTGCGGCTGTCTCGCCGAATTTCAACTTCGTCTACGCCGATTTGTCCAACACGTCGCCCTCCAGCGTCTCGGCCGACCAACGCCGCCTGGTCGCCAACGTACTCACCGGCAGCCAGAGTGGGTTCTACTTCGATGTCTTCCGCAGCAAGCTGAAATCCACCACCGCGACCACGCAGTCGCATGATTATCTCTACCATTCCATCGGCCTGTCCGCCACGGTCTCCGCTGTTAGTGGGACGTCCCCGATATTGGCATCCTCCGGCGTGCTCACGTCGGCGAACGGCAATCAAAAGGGTTACGACTACTTCAAGGACGAGAAATCCGCCGCTTTCTCCGGCGATTTCAAGACCGAGTTCGACGTCAACACCGGCAACGCCGCGACGGCCGCGAAAATGACGATGTGGATGCTGGGTCAGCCCAACCGCACCATTTTCTCGGTCAATGGGCAGACGGCCGTGCTCCCCGGTTCTTTTCCCAGCACCTTCAACAATCGCGTCATGCCGACCATCCTCATCCGGCAGAACAACAACGCCTGGACGAATCCATTCATTTCCGTCTTCGAGCCCTCGCTCAATTCCGCAGGCCCGAAGGTAACGGCCGTCCGCGCTCTGGACGGATTCTCCACCGGCAACACGATCATGGTCGCGGTGAACAGCGAGCTCGGCAATCCCGCGCTGGCGGACACGACCTACCTTTTCTCCGATGACAACGGCGCGCGGCAGACTTCTGGAAACATCGCTTTCAAAGGGATGCACGGCGCCATTCAGGTGCGGGACGGAGCGGTCAGCGAACTCTATCTGGGCTCCGGCTTTGAGGTCGCGCGGGGAGTTCACGGCGTGAAGGCCGTTAGCACGACCGCCGCCACCGCTGCCTCGTTGCGGACAGCGGGAAATGATTGGTTCTGCGCGGCGCTCGCCCCCGTGACGGTCACCCTGCCGCGGCCGGGTGCGCGGCTGCCGCGGGTCACGCTTCACAACGGCGCGACGCAGACTTTCCCCGCAGGACTGGTGGCGGGCTCGACCTCCGACGGCGCTACCTATTCATTCACGGTCCCGGCGGGCAACTACACGATTCAATCGGACTTCACCCTGCCGAACGTTCCCGGCTATCAGGTAACCGATGTCGGTGCGCTCTCCACGCCGACTCTCGCGGGCGTTTCCGGAGAGGTTTACACCGTGAGTGCGAGCGGCGCGGACATCGGCGGTTCCGCGGATGCCTTCGGCTTCGTCCATCAGACACTGGCCGATGAGATCACGCTGATCGCCCGCATCGCCAGCCTCGACAATTCCAACCCTGCCGCCAAAGCCGGGTTGATGATCCGAAGCGGCACAGCGGCTAACGCAGTTTATGCCGGAGTGTTTGTGACGCCGAGTT from Luteolibacter arcticus encodes the following:
- a CDS encoding fibronectin type III domain-containing protein, whose protein sequence is MSVRKTYLFACILAFAFTSSVVAQTLITGQKADYELAPGPVVGSTTAVTARAGATNAASSPGFRNCVYIFALPPVPAGQVVTSATLALTYVSKSGASTFNTDLWGIGFQAGTTPVLNALAANTASEGVKLQDNIIEPTTATGRVTSTNFISYLQDFYAANPAYAGGTNVFLRLNPDVGSTSIIGYNLATADGAAADAPVLRMQFGAPLADVHPRLMAGPPDRPRIIENIRTVPWFATAYQAIYNGVAADVNRHRTDPNYILSRMQMNWVNRYTVDTVNSSNRWQSGSHGAAGVPPVPTPRFAGARDWATDYSLDSGSSALPYNDDPAGTGKIWMKNKTTGVYAWTDPGLTGQAIEKANADLMAKARDAAFVYWLTGDEAFAKFATDIFWQFWYGYSFKQTIPTGAASICGTVTFEVIHDEMNRASAITYDFLHPYLVAQGKDTVLIEAQFRRVANRQIDGGNPTGNWNIIQAIYITHLGLVLQPNSAYPDGKGREYYADVVLNAALPKQTGLTQVIQTGYDQTTALWPEAWGYGIDVTSNLTDILSLLDRSGFGTGLLASGIFPRAVMVQNQMLYPHGWAANCGDTGSRTVETEPMELLAAAAQRRGDTATLAQMVGALRTAEGLSSPYNRTNNRGLVPLCFYSGELPEIPPTPPVQSRHFHAAPLNQWIMRTPTADYRYSLGSSLAGTAGGHAQNQGLALELYGAGMTIGPDPSRGSSYWQPDYHDYIKKPPSHNTVIVGGLSTAGGAFTTRAVEPATTAAAVSPNFNFVYADLSNTSPSSVSADQRRLVANVLTGSQSGFYFDVFRSKLKSTTATTQSHDYLYHSIGLSATVSAVSGTSPILASSGVLTSANGNQKGYDYFKDEKSAAFSGDFKTEFDVNTGNAATAAKMTMWMLGQPNRTIFSVNGQTAVLPGSFPSTFNNRVMPTILIRQNNNAWTNPFISVFEPSLNSAGPKVTAVRALDGFSTGNTIMVAVNSELGNPALADTTYLFSDDNGARQTSGNIAFKGMHGAIQVRDGAVSELYLGSGFEVARGVHGVKAVSTTAATAASLRTAGNDWFCAALAPVTVTLPRPGARLPRVTLHNGATQTFPAGLVAGSTSDGATYSFTVPAGNYTIQSDFTLPNVPGYQVTDVGALSTPTLAGVSGEVYTVSASGADIGGSADAFGFVHQTLADEITLIARIASLDNSNPAAKAGLMIRSGTAANAVYAGVFVTPSSGVLFQRRTSAGGTTSTTTTAGLQAPVWLKLVRQGSLISSFFSADGIAWTSAGTATLTMPGGLEAGFVVTAKDNTKAAQAVIDNVSISGSSITMPPPAPADFTATATSSSQIALAWSAASTATTYSVKRATVSGGPYTVIGTNLTTTTYLDTRLSTGSTYYYKVSALNFVGEGADSSEVGATLFPEPDSAIYPVEDPSHASYGGGSTLDSNNIGFNGTGFINFPVTGGFLQFVNVGGGGGGNALLSIRYALPTGTRTGLLIVNGVSQAITFDFTGSWTTWQTKTVNVTLTGGATNTIRFESNGQDLANIDEIRVAPTPSAPASLAATGGSGQIELAWTPVAGASAYLVKRSDTSGSGFTTIATPAAATFTDIGLGDAVTCYYVVCAVNASGTGPATTEAPATTYTSVENWRLAHFGVVGDTGTAAPTADPDGDGWLNAQEFIAGTDPGDPASLLKVSEMAPSGEDMLVSFPSVGGITYRLECSATMESGSWTIVEDDITGTGEIIQITDPGGAAQPQRFYRIVVP